GCCTGGGCGGCGCGGGCCGCAGGCCGGCACTGGTGACGCTGTTCCTGCTGTCGTTCCTCACCAACTGAAACGACTTCCTGTGGCCGATCTACGTCCTGCTGAGCCCCGAGTCCCGGAGCCCCTGACCCTTCCCGCGGGTCTGGGCAACTTCCAGGGCGCCAACAACATCCGCTACGACCTGCTGAAGGCCGGAACGATGATCGCCAGCGTCCCGGTGATCCTGCTCTCCCTGGTCGCCCAGCGCTGGGTCTTGAAGCGCTCCCCACGACTGAAGTCGGGGGATTCCAGCCAGCTCGGGGCTCGCCGTAGCGTGGCCCTGGGCTGCTGTTGCTTGGCGGTTGACCTTCCGGCCCACGCGGTCGCGTGGTTTGCGCGCCCCAACCCGCACACCCGGCCTGGGCTGTGCGTGCTCCGCCCTCCCGGCGGTGAGGATGTTCTGGGCGGCGTTCACGTCGGCGTGCTCGGTGTGACCGCACGAGGCGCACCGGAAGACCGCTTGGCTCTCGCGGGACTTCCGATCCACCACCGTGCACACGTGGCACGTCAGACTCGTGTACGCCGGGTTGACGATGATCACACAAGTGCCCGTGTACCGGGCCCTGCCGCGGGTGGCCAGCTCGATGCGGTGCCAGCCCTTGTCCAGAATGGACCGGTTCAGCCCGGACTTGCTCGCGGCCCCGTTGGGCAGGAACACGCCCGGCCGTTCCGGGTCGGGCCTGGGTCCGACACCGGCGGTCATGTTCCTGGTCGCCAGCGCCTCGAACACGACCAGCTCGAAGCCCGTGGCCAGGGTGTGGGCGGTCTTGGCGGCGAAGTCCTCCCGCCGTCTGCGGACCTTCCGCGCCAGATCGGCGACCCGCACGGCGGCCCGCTTACGCCGGGCCGATCCCGTCGCAGTGCGGGCAAGGTCCCGCTGGAGCTTCTTGGCGTGCTCGACTTCCCGATCGCGGGCGAACACCTGGTGGTGGAAGAGCCCGTCGGAACGGGTCACGACCTTGGCCACTCCCCGGTCGATCCCCACGGCGCTACCCGGGTGGGCGTGCCGCTCAGGCGGGGCGATTCCGTCCTCGACCAGGAAGCTGACGTACCAGTGCTTGCCGTCGCGGGAGACGGTGGCGTGCTTGACCTTCCCGCCGAGCGACCGGGTGATGCGGAAGCGGACCCAGCCGAGCTTGGGCAGCCTCGCCCGTGCCCAGCGCCGGTTGAGCCGTTCGATGGCGATTTTCCCGCCTTCGGGGAAACGGAAGCTCGGGGCGTTCCTTGCCCTCGATTTCCAGCGGACCTTCCACGTGCCGTGCCGGGCGCACGCCTGGTCCAGGTCGATCAACGTCTGCTGGAGGCAGTGGCCAGGCACCTCGGCCAGCCACTCGAACTCGCCCTTGGCCTGGGCGAGCTGGCGGGCCTGCTCGTGGTAGCCGATGAACGCGCCGCGACGGCGGTAGGTGCGCCGTTGTTCCAGGCCGGTGTTCCACACGCTGCGGCAGGCTCCGCCGATCCGCTCGGCGAACGCGGCCTGCTCCTCGGTGAGGTCCAGGCGGTACTTACGTCCGGTCAGCACGATGCCTCACCGGTTCTTCTGGTTCTTCTCGACGTACCGCTTGACGACCTCAAGGGGTGCCCCGCCCACGGTGGCCACGAAGGAGGAATGGGTCCACAGTGTCGGCAGTTTCGACGTCAAGCTCTGGAACTCCTGGCGCAGGACGCGGAAGGAGCGGCCCTTGATGGCCTTGACCAGCTTGTGAATCCCGAACCGCGGGTCCACCTCGACGAGCAGCTGGACGTGGTCGGGCAGGACTTCCAGTTCGACCAGCCACGCCCCTTTCTCCTCGATCACCTCGCGGATCAGCGCTTTCAGTCGCGCCTCGATCTGCCCGCCGAGCACTCACCTGCGGTACTTGGGGCACCACACCACGTGAAAGGCGCACTGGAAGGCGATTGTTGCTGTTCGTACGCAAGGTCACAGCCACAGGGATGAACATACAGCGGTTGATCTATCTACCGCTCAAAGTTTCGAGAGAAGGGCTTACCCCCATGGCTGAAGCCACGGTCCGCGCCCTAGACCTCCGAGCGAGGGCATCTCCCGCTCCGGTCTCAAGGGCTGACCCTGCGGAGATAGCGGACCCGCGGGGGCGTCCAGCGGATATTGTGCGAAGTTGACTGACCGACCAGATATCCAGGAGGCCGCGCATGCCCCGTCCCAGTGTCGAGGCCGAGCGCCGCGAGCAGATCCTTCGCGCGGCCTGCGAGGTGATCGCCGAGGTGGGGCTGCGGTCGCTGCGCGTCTCCGACGTGGCGAAGCGGGCGGGCACGAGCAACGGCACCGTGCACTACTACTTCGCGGGCAAGCGCGAGGTGGTGCACGCCGCCTTCGAGTACAACTTCCAGCGCTCCATCGACCGGCGCCGGCCGATCTTCGAGGGCGAGGACGACCCCAGGGCCAGGCTGCTCGCGTTCGTCCGCTCGTACCTGCCGAGCGGCGAGGAGACCGTACGGGCCTGGCGGGTCTGGATGGCGCTGTGGAGCGAGGCGTTCCACGAGCCCGAGCTGCAGGATCTCAACGAGCGGGTCTACGGCGAGTGGCGCAGGATCGTCGCCG
This window of the Nonomuraea africana genome carries:
- a CDS encoding transposase gives rise to the protein MLTGRKYRLDLTEEQAAFAERIGGACRSVWNTGLEQRRTYRRRGAFIGYHEQARQLAQAKGEFEWLAEVPGHCLQQTLIDLDQACARHGTWKVRWKSRARNAPSFRFPEGGKIAIERLNRRWARARLPKLGWVRFRITRSLGGKVKHATVSRDGKHWYVSFLVEDGIAPPERHAHPGSAVGIDRGVAKVVTRSDGLFHHQVFARDREVEHAKKLQRDLARTATGSARRKRAAVRVADLARKVRRRREDFAAKTAHTLATGFELVVFEALATRNMTAGVGPRPDPERPGVFLPNGAASKSGLNRSILDKGWHRIELATRGRARYTGTCVIIVNPAYTSLTCHVCTVVDRKSRESQAVFRCASCGHTEHADVNAAQNILTAGRAEHAQPRPGVRVGARKPRDRVGRKVNRQATAAQGHATASPELAGIPRLQSWGALQDPALGDQGEQDHRDAGDHRSGLQQVVADVVGALEVAQTRGKGQGLRDSGLSRT
- a CDS encoding TetR/AcrR family transcriptional regulator, with the protein product MPRPSVEAERREQILRAACEVIAEVGLRSLRVSDVAKRAGTSNGTVHYYFAGKREVVHAAFEYNFQRSIDRRRPIFEGEDDPRARLLAFVRSYLPSGEETVRAWRVWMALWSEAFHEPELQDLNERVYGEWRRIVAAVIRDGQDMGVLREGDAVEYANRLIGMIDGLAIQVLVGSRAMTVERMSAVCEAFLLELQK